TTGACCACCAAGGAAGGCAATCAATTAAGACATATCATTCGAAAAGGATCCCATCCGGTGAAAGTCCGGCGGGCAATGGTTATTCTGGCATCCGCCCAAAAGATGACCGTCCCAAACATCGCCCGACTGTATCACCTATCCGAGGATCACGTTCGACGGTTGATTCACCGGTTTAATAAGGAAGGGATGAAATCGCTTCACCCCCGTTATGGAGGCGGCCGCCCG
Above is a genomic segment from Planifilum fulgidum containing:
- a CDS encoding helix-turn-helix domain-containing protein is translated as MIFVRDLTTKEGNQLRHIIRKGSHPVKVRRAMVILASAQKMTVPNIARLYHLSEDHVRRLIHRFNKEGMKSLHPRYGGGRP